From the genome of Solibacillus sp. FSL H8-0538:
TAGCGCTGATTCGACGTCGTATTCGGAGTACTGAGTTGCGTTTTAATATGCACAAAATTTCCACGCTTGGTCAGACAGATGTGAGCATTTCGTATATGAACAATCTGGTCAATGAAGAACATTTAAAGTGGATTCAAGACCGATTTAAGTTGATCAAACATGACGGACTCACTATGGCGGACAAGTCACTAGAGGAATGGTTATTTAAGCAAAGATTTCATCCGATGCCATTTGTTCGCTATTCAGAGCGCCCAGATATTGTAGCGGCGCACTTATTAGAAGGGCATATTGCGATAGTTGTTGATACGTCTCCGTCCGTTATGCTTATGCCGGTGACAATGTTTCACTTACTACAGCACGCGGAGGAATATCGGCAGGCTCCGGTCATTGGCTCGATTATGCGGTTACTACGTTATGTAGCTGTAATTCTAAGCCTTGTTTTATTGCCGCTGTGGTATTTATTTGCCACACATGAACAATTTTTACCGGACAAACTTTCCTTTTTAGGGGTAGCAGAACCGAGTGAGGTACCGCTCTTTTTACAATTGCTAATTGCTGATATTGGGCTCGAATACTTACGGATTGCGGCCATTCATACACCTACACCACTGTCGACCGCCATGGGGTTAGTTGCGGGTGTTATTATCGGACAAATCGCTATTGAGGTCGGGTTATTTTCAGGTGAGGTCGTATTGTATACAGCGATTGCAGCAATCTTCACGTTTGCTATTCCGAATTATGAACTCAGTATTTCAGTAAAAGTGTTTCGGATACTACTTCTTAGTGCAACGGCAATTGCAGGAGCAAACGGTTTTTTCATCGCCATTTTTATTATTTTTTCTTATTTATGTTCATTAAAGCCGATGAGGGTGCCGTATATGTGGCCGCTCGTTCCATTTTTCCCAAAGGCTTTCCTGCGCGTATTTATTCGTTTCCCAATGTCGGATGACGCACCGAGACCGTATATTGTGGGGGCAAAACAGCGGAAACGGTCATGAACGCACATTGCACGAGACTCTCTCCTATGTTAAAGTTCAACATATGATATTTTGTGACTTTTAAGAAAATTAGCGTGTACATGCTAATGTGGACAAAGGAGAGAGAACTATGCATTTTTACGGAACGCAGGGCATTAATGAAAACGGACATTTAACAATTGGTGCAGTGGATACGACTGAGCTTGCAGAAACGTACGGGACACCTTTATTCGTGTACGATACCGCATTAATTCGCAAGCGTGCGCGTGGATTCATCGATACATTTAAACAGTTAGGTGTAACAGCGCAAGTTGCTTACGCATCAAAAGCATTTGCTTGTGTAGCCGTGTATCAGCTAGTAGCAGAGGAAGATTTATCACTGGATGTTGTATCTGGAGGCGAGCTTTATACAGCACTTAAATCTGGATTCCCGGCGGAGCGCATTCATTTCCACGGGAATAATAAATCGGTTTTGGAGTTAGAGCTTGCATTTGATTCGAAAATTGGCTGTATTGTAGTCGATAACTTCTATGAAATTGGACTACTAAAAGACATTTCTGAAGCAAAACAACAACCTATGAATATATTATTACGCGTTACACCAGGCGTTGAAGCGCATACACATGATTTCATTACAACAGGTCAAGCTGATTCAAAATTCGGCTTTGATTTAAATAACGGTCAGGCAGATGAAGCATTTGCGCAAGTGAATGGTCATGAATACTTACAACTTTTAGGCTTACATTGCCATATTGGCTCTCAGATCTTTGAAACGGACGGCTTTAGTTTAGCGGCGGGTAAAGTGATGCAAAAAATGGGTGCTTGGAAAGAGGCGCACAACTTTGAATGTACCGTATTAAATTTAGGTGGTGGCTTCGGTATTCGTTATACAGAAGAGGACAAACCACTTGAGCCTCATGAGTATGTGGCAGAGATGATAAAAACTGTACAAGAAGAGGCACGTGCGTTAAAATTAGCAATGCCGGAGATTTGGATCGAACCAGGTCGTTCTTTAGTTGGGGATGCAGGTACATCTTTATACACAATTGGTTCACAAAAAACCGTTCCTGGTGTACGTGAGTATATTGCAGTTGATGGTGGTATGAGCGATAATATTCGTCCAGCACTATACGATGCAAAATATGAGGCGGTCATTGCAAATAAAGCAAATGACGACAAAAAAAGTACATACACTGTAGCAGGAAAGCTATGTGAGTCAGGTGATAAGTTAATTATTGATGCACCGTTACAACAAGTAAGCCCCGGTGATATTTTAGCGATGTTCTGTACCGGAGCATACGGTTATTCAATGGCGTCTAACTACAATCGTGTACCTAGACCAGCTGTTGTGTTTGCTGAAGCTGGCGTGCATCAGCTAGTAATTAAACGTGAAAGCTATGAAGATATCGTTGTCAATGATCTCCCGTTAACATTAAAAAAGGGTGAGTAAGCTTTGAAAATTTCAAAATGGATGTTATTAGTATTTATTTTAGTATTTTGCGCATTTTGGGCAATTTTATATCTATTTTGGATCATTCCAACGTTTATAGCGTAAATTCATGTAAATTTGTTTTATTGCAATATCTATTTTTGTAATGATAGGTATGCAATGATTAAAAATGAGGGAATGTTATATAATGTTAGTACGATATAAAAAAGTGCTTGAAAAGATTGCAATGGGTTTAATTTCATTAATGCCGCAAGAAAAAGATTTAAAGAGATTAATGGAAACCATCCAACAATACGAGCAAGAAGATAATTGGGTTTTATATTTATGGAAAAAGGATGAGGAGTATGTTGGGATTGTTGGCGTACTTGCAGATGATGCAAATGCGACGATTCAGCATATTACCGTCATACCGTCATACCGTGGGGAAGGTGTAGCAATTGAAATGCTACAAGAGCTACGTGAGCTTGGCTACAAAGTTATTAAGCCAAATGAAGAAACAGAGCCTTTCATCCAAAAATGTATACCAATCTTAAAAGAAGCTGACTAATGTCGGCTTCTTTTTTGTGGATAAGAAAGGGAATTTTCTTGCCCTATTTTGGGCCGAGCTGCGTTTTTCTTAATTTTTCGGCACGGGCTTCAAGAATATCTGAGCGGTCGCGTAGCATATGTTTATTGAAAAGAAAGGCAGGATCTTGTTCGGGTTGCTTAGCAATTTGTTCGCACACCAAAGTTTGCAATGTAGTATTTGTCAGCGTAAGCTGAAATGGTTCAAACGGTCTATTTTGTGTAATACAGTATAGTGTCGCGTCTACATCTAGCATTAGTTTACTTGTATCTACATAATCAAAAAATTTCGAGCCCTTATTTGCTTCAAAATTTACTTTTGCCTTTAGTAAGATGCGCTGAGCACCAATGGTATTGCCACGTCGCAAATGGTACATCCCTGTTGCTAGTTGCACATAGCCAACGAGTGGGTGATCCTTAACGCCAGGCGCAATTTCCTTCCAGTATTCCTCCAACACTTCATGGCATTCAAAATAATCTTCATTGCCATTGAAATATGTACAATAATCAACAAATAGATGATGAAACAATGGATGCATTCTTATCACCTTTCCTCTATACTGAATTTGTTAATAACAGTCAGGTTGTCAGACAAAACGTATTGTTTCGGCTGAAAAACGTGTTATGATTATTTTTCGACTAGAAATGACAGGTGGTACCAATATGTCCTATGAAGTAAAGTTAGACGCCTTTTCAGGGCCTCTTGATTTATTATTACACTTAATTCATCGCTTGGAAATTGATATTTATGATATT
Proteins encoded in this window:
- the lysA gene encoding diaminopimelate decarboxylase, whose amino-acid sequence is MHFYGTQGINENGHLTIGAVDTTELAETYGTPLFVYDTALIRKRARGFIDTFKQLGVTAQVAYASKAFACVAVYQLVAEEDLSLDVVSGGELYTALKSGFPAERIHFHGNNKSVLELELAFDSKIGCIVVDNFYEIGLLKDISEAKQQPMNILLRVTPGVEAHTHDFITTGQADSKFGFDLNNGQADEAFAQVNGHEYLQLLGLHCHIGSQIFETDGFSLAAGKVMQKMGAWKEAHNFECTVLNLGGGFGIRYTEEDKPLEPHEYVAEMIKTVQEEARALKLAMPEIWIEPGRSLVGDAGTSLYTIGSQKTVPGVREYIAVDGGMSDNIRPALYDAKYEAVIANKANDDKKSTYTVAGKLCESGDKLIIDAPLQQVSPGDILAMFCTGAYGYSMASNYNRVPRPAVVFAEAGVHQLVIKRESYEDIVVNDLPLTLKKGE
- a CDS encoding DUF309 domain-containing protein — its product is MHPLFHHLFVDYCTYFNGNEDYFECHEVLEEYWKEIAPGVKDHPLVGYVQLATGMYHLRRGNTIGAQRILLKAKVNFEANKGSKFFDYVDTSKLMLDVDATLYCITQNRPFEPFQLTLTNTTLQTLVCEQIAKQPEQDPAFLFNKHMLRDRSDILEARAEKLRKTQLGPK
- a CDS encoding GNAT family N-acetyltransferase — translated: MLVRYKKVLEKIAMGLISLMPQEKDLKRLMETIQQYEQEDNWVLYLWKKDEEYVGIVGVLADDANATIQHITVIPSYRGEGVAIEMLQELRELGYKVIKPNEETEPFIQKCIPILKEAD
- a CDS encoding spore germination protein — encoded protein: MTNQLFSSVEEAEQFLSSKFGNGDSFDVCIKRIFIRNMDTLIVYISGLVNGDSITEILSDLQFVAEEEIEDDKEYFHEHFNYYGTDEAPTIDEFLLGILSGRVGFVTAHGYCYLAEFRNYPGRNPEEPDNEKVIRGSRDGFAENIIQNVALIRRRIRSTELRFNMHKISTLGQTDVSISYMNNLVNEEHLKWIQDRFKLIKHDGLTMADKSLEEWLFKQRFHPMPFVRYSERPDIVAAHLLEGHIAIVVDTSPSVMLMPVTMFHLLQHAEEYRQAPVIGSIMRLLRYVAVILSLVLLPLWYLFATHEQFLPDKLSFLGVAEPSEVPLFLQLLIADIGLEYLRIAAIHTPTPLSTAMGLVAGVIIGQIAIEVGLFSGEVVLYTAIAAIFTFAIPNYELSISVKVFRILLLSATAIAGANGFFIAIFIIFSYLCSLKPMRVPYMWPLVPFFPKAFLRVFIRFPMSDDAPRPYIVGAKQRKRS